TTACCAAGCTAGCTACAAAGTTTATTCGTGATGAAGCCTTATAGTAGTTGAGTGGCTGATCAGCAAAAGGATGAAGCTGAATCCAGATCAATTCACATCATCTCCGGCTATTTCAGAGATCATCGACTAGACCTCAGGCAATTTGTCATGGATATCGTTCGTACGGGGGATAGGAATGTTCCTTTGTACTTGCGTTTGGCAGACAGAAACAAAGCCGATAAGGCAGTGTTTTCCCAGTTGATGAAGGATTTTCAATGGCACAAAGCACTTTAGATCGCAGGATGCTGGTTTTTGCACTCATCTGGTTGGGGCAACTTGTATCACTGTTTGGCTCTGGTCTGACCAGTTTCGCATTGGGCATCTGGGTGTACCAGCGCACTGGCTCGGCGACGCAGTTTGCGCTCATTTCCTTGTTCACTACCCTACCAGGTATCCTGATATCACCACTAGCAGGTGCGCTTGTGGATCGCTGGGATCGTCGCTGGACGATGATACTTAATGATGCTGGGGCAGGCTTCAGCACATTGCTCATGGCACTGCTACTTTTTGCTAATCAGTTGAATGTTTGGCAGATCTTCTTAGGAATTAGTGCCATTTCTACCTTTAACGCCTTTCAGTTACCAGCCTATACTGTCGCAACGACCTTGCTCGTTCCCAAGCAACACCTTGGTCGCGCTAGCGGTATGGTGCAAGTCGCAGATGCAACAGCGCAGATTCTATCACCAACGGTGGCGGGTCTTTTAGTTGTGACGCTCCACATCCAAGGTGTAATGCTGATTGATGTCGCCACCTTTGCTTTCTCTCTCGTTACACTGCTGCTCGTTCGATTTCCCCGACCTGAAACTACCACCGAAGGTAAAAAAGGGCAGGGAACGCTTTTGCATGAATCTGCTTATGGTTGGTCTTATATCACCGCACGACCCGGATTACTGGGGTTATTGATCTTCTTTGCTGGTAGCAATTTCGTCATGGGAGTTGTCAGCGTGTTGGTTACGCCCCTAGTGCTGGCATTCGGTCCCGTCGCCCTGCTTGGCACAGTGCTATCCGTTGGTGGCAGTGGAATGCTGCTCGGTAGTTTGGTAATGACCGTTTGGGGCGGTGGCAAGCGCCGCATCTACAATGTCCTAACCTTCACATTCTTAGGTGGGTTATGCATTTTCTTTTCTGGACTCCGACCCTCTGTCCCTGTCTTCTTTTTTACTGCATTTTTTTACTTCTTTGGCATACCCCTGATCAACGGCTCGAGTCAGGCTATCTGGCAGAGCAAGGTACCGCCTGATGTACAGGGACGAGTTTTTGCCGTGCGGCGAATGATTGCCTCGGCATCTTTGCCACTTGCGTATGTCATTGCAGGACCGTTGGCAGACCGAGTATTCGAGCCACTGCTTGCTGTTGGCGGACCTCTAGCTGGAAGTATTGGAAAGATTATTGGCGTAGGAAAAGGATACGGCATTGCCCTATTGTTTGTTGTGATGGGAGTACTCACTGTGGTGGCAACAGTTGGGGGTTATTTGTATCCTCGTCTAAGGCTGGTGGAGGATGAACTGCCGGATGCATTGCAAAACATTTAGCATCGTTCCACTCTGCCCTGCTTAAGGCTATCAACGCAGAGGAACTTTCCGCTATTCTGTTACGACTGAATGCAACGCCTGCATGACCAGTTGCAACCAAAGGCACAAGTTCAAAACCAAAATTGCCGAAAAAGTGGCGAGCATCGCTGTATGAAAAATCGGTAGGGTGTTAATCAAAACTAACAAAATGAGGCCACCCTACTTTTGGGTATAAGACCATATCAAAACCAGGGTAACTGAGCATGAAAAAGATGAAAATCGTTACCTTTTTGTTAATTCTCTTTTTTGCATTCATTGGGGTTTACCAGCTAAATCCTCCCGCCGCAGCACCCATAAACGCACCTCTAGCGGAGTTTTCTTCTGGTCGTGCGATGAAACACCTTGAGGCGATCGCCCAAAAACCTCACCCAATTGGTTCACCTGAACACACAAAAGTACGCGATTACATCTTACAAGAATTGACCGCTCAGGGACTTAGCCCAACAGTTCAGAAAACAACGGTTGTCAACCCTAGATGGGGTACTCCATTTGTAGCCGGAACTGTACATAATATTATTGCCAGACTACAAGGAACAAATAACACTAAGGCTATTTTAGTTGCCGCTCACTACGACTCAGTGCCAAACGGTTCTGGTGCCAGTGATGATGGTGCTGCTGTCGTGGCAATGCTAGAAACTATTAGAGCTTTAAGAGCAGGTTCACCCTTAAGAAATGATGTTATTTTTCTCATCAGTGATGGTGAAGAACCAGGGCTTTTAGGAGCAAAAGCTTTTGTAGATGAACATCCTTGGGCTAAAGATGTTGGACTTGTGCTCAATTTTGAAGCCCGTGGAAATAACGGTGCTTCAGTAATGTTTGAAACTAGCAGTGATAATGGATGGCTGATTCAGGAGTTTGCTAAAGCCGCCACCCATCCAGTTGCCAATTCACTCACTTATAGCATTTATAAGCTTTTGCCAAATGATACCGATTTAACGATGTTCAAACAGGCGGGATTTCCTGGATTTAATTTTGCTTATTTGAATGGTGTCATTCATTATCACACTTTTTCTGACAATCTGGAAAATATTGATCAGCGCAGCCTCCAGCACCACGGCGACTATGCCTTGGCTTTGACACGTCATTTTGGCAACTTAGATTTAAAAGATACAAAAAAAAGCGATTGTGTCTATTTTGACATCTTAGGCTTAGCTCTTATTCACTACCCCAGTCTGTGGGTTGCTCCTTTGACAGTTTTTGTAGTTTTATTATTTGTTGGGGTGGTGGTACTCGGTTTTAGAAGAAAGCAGTTGACGTTCTCTGGTATTAGTTTAGGCTTTCTTGCTTTTGTGTTAAGTATTGTCAGTGCTTCGCTGATTGTGACACTTACCTGGTGGATGATAGGGAGCTTGCACAGTGGGTATAAAGCATTTCCTCAGGGCGATACTTATAACAGCCAATTTTACATGTTAAGCTTTGTAGCCCTCACCATTGCCATTACCTCAGGTCTTTATGTTTGGTTCCGCAAAAAGATAAGTATACAAAACTTAACACTTGGCGCATTGCTTTGGTGGCTGATATTTATGGTGCTGACTAGCGTGTATTTGCCCGGTGCTAGTTATCTATTTACATGGCCGCTACTGTTTAGTCTTGTAGGATTGGGGTTTATATTTGCTGACAATCGGGATTGTGCCAAGGTCAAACGCTTGGTAGTCCTAACTGCTTGCGCCATTCCAGGCATCATCCTGCTTGCTCCCACAATTTACTTGGTATTCGTCGCACTTACCCTAGAATTGTCTTTTGTGGTAATGGTTCTGGTCGTGCTACTACTTGGATTGCTAATTCCCCACCTTTGCCTGATGGCAATTCCAAACAAATGGTTGTTGCCCACCGCTTCAATACTGGTAAGTTTAAGTTTTATTGTCCTCGGTAGCTTAACAGCAGGTTTTGACGCTAGCCATCCCAAACCAAACAGTATCTTTTATGGTTTGAATGCCGACACAAGGAAAGCAATCTGGGCGAGTGCTGATAAACAACCAGACGAGTGGACATCCCAGTTCCTTTCTAAGGATACAGAACAAACTAAATTAGCTGAATATTTTCCTACAGTCTCAAGGAAATTTCTCAAAAGTCAGGCTCCTGTAGTACAACTGACTACACCCCTAATCGAGCCACTCAGTAACGACGTGCGTGATGGCACCAGAACTGTACGTATGCGTATTACCTCGCCTCGCCAAGCACGTATTATACGTATATACTTAGACTCAAATACAGAAGTTCTCGGGGCAGCACTGAATGGGAAGAAAATCGACAACTATACAAGTGATCGCACTGCCTCTGCAAAGGAGTGGGGTTTCAATTATTTTGCCCTTCCTAAAGAAGGTATAGAGCTAACTTTGGCAGTAAAGAAGGTTGGTTTGAGTACAGTACAGACCTTTTTGACCAGTCCACGATTGTCCAGATGATAGAAAATTTTCAAATTATCTTAGAAACAGTTGTAATTAACCCTCAGCAGCAAATAGATCAAATACCCTTACAGAGGCTTCCCGAGCGTAAGCAAGAGTGTGAGGAGCTAACAATTATTGAGTCATCCACTGAGTGTATTTCAGAAAAAACCTACATTGAGCCTCACACACAGACACAAAAAGAACTCGCAGAGATTTGGCGTCAAGTTTTAGAAGTTGAAAGTATAAGTATTAACGATAACTTTTTTAAGTTGGGTGGGTATTCCTTGCGAGCAACTCAAGTGGTGTATCGTATTTGTAAAACTTTTGAAATAGATATGCCCTTGACGAGTCTTTTTGAAGAGCCAACCATTTTAGGGTTGGCAAGTAACATTGAAAAGCTACGTCAATCAAAACAAGGCGGTCAAAATTCCCATAAAGTAGAAACAGTTTCCAGAGATCAACCTCTTTCGCTATCTTTCTCTCAAGCAAGTCTATGGTTTTTAGCTCAGTTACAGCCTGATAGCTCTGCTTATAACATCTCTGCTGCTGTTCACATTCAAGGATCACTTGATATAGCGACGTTAGAAAAAAGTTTTCATGAAATTGTGCGTAGGCACGAAGTATTAAGAACTAGCTTTAGAATTATCAACGGGCAACCAGTACAGGTAATTTCTCCCAACTTAATCCTGCCTATATCAGTGGTTGAGTTGCAACATCTTCCAAATCAACATCTATCTGCTGAGGTGCAACGTTTAGCAAACCAAGAAGCTCAGCAGCCTTTTGACCTCTGCAATGCTCCCTTACTACGCACCACCTTAGTGTCCTTAGGAACACAAGAGTACGTGCTGTTGGTGACAATGCACCACATTATTTCTGATGGCTGGTCGATGGCGATTCTGATCCAAGAATTGTCCGAGCTTTATCGAACCTTTGCTATGGGCTTACCTTCTTCGCTGCCGACACTACCTATCCAGTATGCCGATTTTGCTAACTGGCAGCAACAATGGCTGCAGGGCGAAGTTCTCGAAACTCACATGTCGTATTGGAAGCAGCAACTTGCTGGTATTCCTAAATTACTGGACATCCCCACTGACTATCCACGACCAGACGTGCAGAGCTTTCGAGGAGCAAAACAAAGGTTAGCACTGTCTGTACCTCTGAGTGATGCGCTCAAAAACTTGAGCCAGCAGGAAGGAGTCACTTTATTTATGACTTTATTAGCTGCTGTTGAGACATTGTTTTACCGTTATAGCTCTCAGGAGGATATTGTTGTTGGTTCTCCCGTTGCTAATCGCAATCAAGTTGAAATTGAGCAACTGATTGGCTTTTTTGTCAACACCCTAGTATTACGTACTAACATGTCTGGCAACCCCAGTTTTCGGGAGTTATTAGCCAGAGTTCGTCAGATGAGTTTGAGTGCTTATGAGCATCAGGACTTGCCCTTTGAAAAGCTAGTTGAGGAACTTCAACCGGAGCGGAATTTAAGCTATAATCCTCTGTTCCAAGCCATGTTTTCCCTCAATGTCCCTACACCAACTTTTGATCTACCCGCTTTAACTGTAAGTTCCTTAGAGATTGAAGATAAAACAGCAAAGTTTGATTTGACGCTGAATTTGGAAGATACTGCACAAGGACTTAAAGGTTGGTTTGAGTACAGTACAGACCTTTTTGACCAGTCCACGATTGTCCAGATGATAGAAAATTTTCAGACAATATTGGAAACAGTTGTAATTAACCCCCAGCAGCAAATAGATCAAATACCCTTACAGAATCTTCCTGAGCGTAAAGTTGATAATAGAACTTTGGCAACAACAAAAATAACTGCCGATGATGTTCCTTATGTACCACCCCGAGATACTATCGAACTCTTACTAGCTCAAATCTGGTCAGAGCTTTTGAATAAAAACCCAGTTGGAGTGCGAGATAACTTTTTTGAACTCGGTGGCTATTCACTGCTCACTGTGCTATTAATATCTCAGATTCAACAGAAATTTAATACACTTTTACCCCTTGAGACGCTATTCCAAGCTCCCACCATTGAACACTTGGCAAAGCTTATACGTGCCGCATCACAGACTCTCCCGTTCTCTGCACTTGTTCCTATACAACCTCAAGGATCTCGACCTCCGTTATTCTGTATCCATCCAGGTGGAGGTAACATTCTTTGTTACCGTGAGTTAGCAAGTTGTTTAGGTATTAACCAACCTCTATACGGACTTCAGTCAATTGCCTTAAATCCTGAATGCCAGCCACATACTCAAATTGAACAAATGGCTGCTCACTATCTTGAACAGATACAAACAATCCAACCAAAAGGACCTTACTTACTTTGTGGCTGGTCTCTTGGGGGTGTAATAGCTTTTGAGATGGCTAAACAATGCTACTCTCAAAAACAATCAATAGGGTTGTTAGTTGTTATTGATGCTTATCCTCCTCATACTATTACCCACGAACCAATAGACGATGCTTCTATATTAGTAGAGCATTTTGCAGATAATCTACCTTTGTCAATAGAAGATTTGCGACGAATGGAACTTGATGAGCAATTAATTTTTGTAACGCAACAAGCTAGACAACAAAATTTGGTCTCCTTGGATTTTGATGTAAATATTGCACAACATTTATTAAATGTTTACAAGCTAAATGACGAGGCGATGAAAGCTTACGTTCCACAATATTATCCAGGTTCAATGGTTCTGATTCGAGCGAGGGAAAGCAACCCTAGTTTAGCTTCTGAGTGGGATGCTCTTGTTGAAAGAGTTGAGCATTATGAAATATCTGCTAACCATCAAAATATACTTAACCTAGATAATGCAAAAGTTGTAGCAGAAAAACTTTCTGCCTTATTACAATCAATGGTTAACTAACTGTAAATCAATTCAGTTTCGCTGATGGTAATTTATTCTGGAATGAGAATACAAGGAGATGTAGTTGAGGTCTGTAGACAAGATAGAAACCATCTCAGACGTGACTCTAAGTCTAGGAGATAAGGAGGGTTTATGAAAACCTAACTTTTAAAGTTTAGCTTTGGAGAGGTTTTTATAAACGGTGCAGAAGAAGAACCGTTACTTTTAATTCAGATGGAGGAAACTTAAAGTGGAAAAAATCAAAATGTCTAAAACAATGTCTGAATCAGCTGTGTTTTCAAATAAATGCTTGCATGAAATTTTTGAAGCAAGAGCACGTCAAGCACCTAATAAAATTGCTGTTTCCTATAAAGATGAGCAAATTTCTTATGAGGAATTGAATTGTCGTGCCAATCAACTCGCTCACCAATTACAATCTTTAGGGGTTGGTGCCGATGTACTAGTTGGTTTATGCACTGACCGAAGCATAGAAATGATCGTGGGAATACTTGCTATCCTAAAAGCTGGCGGAGCATATGTTCCTATAGACCCTAATTACCCAAGCAATCGTATTCGCTTATTACTTGAAGATAGTGCTGTTGCAGTGGTAGTGAGTGTATCGAGTGTAGCAGGATGTTTAGAAGGCTTCAATGTAAAAGTTGTTTGTATTGACGAAAATCTATCCTCACTTAACAATCAGCCTGTAACTTCTGGGCAGGTTATTAGTAATGATAGGAGTCTCGCTTATGTGATCTATACATCTGGGTCAACTGGAATTCCCAAAGGTGTGTTGATTGAGCATCGCAACGCTGTTCGCTTATTTGAACAAACTCATCAATGGTTTAACTTTGATGACAAAGATGTCTGGACAATGTTTCATTCGGTAGCATTTGATTTCTCAGTATGGGAGATCTGGGGCGCTTTACTCTACGGAGGACACCTAGTTATCGTTCCCTTTGAGGTTACTCGTTCGCCGAAACAATTCCATAATTTGTTGACACATAAGGGGATAACGGTTCTGAATCAAACACCCTCTGCATTTCGTCAATTGGTGGCAACTGATATTGCTAGTGAGGAATCCACTGATTTCGCTCTACGGCTCGTGATTTTTGGTGGAGAAGCTCTTGAACTGAAGCTATTAGATCCCTGGATAGCTCGCTATGGTGATCAACGTCCTCAATTAGTAAATATGTACGGAATCACCGAAACTACAGTTCACGTAACTTACAGGAGGATTACAAAACAGGATTTAGCAAGCTCCGATCTCAGCCCGATTGGTACTCCAATTCCTGATTTGCAAATTCATTTGTTAGATTCATCAGGTCAGCCAGTACCGGATGGAACCCCAGGAGATATTTATATCGCAGGTCCAGGTCTTGCCCGTGGATATCATAATAGACCTGAGCTTACTGCCGAGCGTTTTTTGCAAAACCATTCCTTTAGTACAGAGGGAGCTAGATTGTACTATTCCGGCGATCGCGCTGTTCGTATGGATAATGGCGAACTCATTTATCTTGGTCGAGCCGATGAACAAATCAAGGTACGCGGATTTCGGATAGAACCCAGGGAAATTGAGATGTGCCTGAGAAGCCATCCTCAGGTTACCTCTTGTGTTGTGATACCACATGATTATGGTGATGGTGATGTCCGTCTAATAGCTTATATAGTGCCAACTCCTAATTTGAGTATGACTATAGAGACGACTGAAGAACTTCGCAGTAATTTGGCTCAATACGCAGGAGTAGAATTGCCTATCCACATGAGACCCTCAGCTTACTCTATCCTGAGAGAACTTCCAATCACTGCACATGGCAAAGTTGACCGACGTGCCCTACCTATTCCATGTGTAGATAAGTCTATTTCTAGCACGGAATTAAATGCTTCCAAGACTTCTACTGAGCAAGTGGTGACCGAAATTTGGGAAGACCTCCTTGAAATTAATTGCACAAGTACAAATGATGACTTTTTTGATCTCGGTGGAACCTCCTTAGCTCTAATACGCCTTTTTGGGAGAATAAATGAACACTTTGGAATATCTCTGGATCTAAGTTCAATGGTTGAAGGAGCCACAATTTCCCATTTAGCTAGATGTGTTGATGCTGAATTACGTAATCAACAGCTTGTCAAAGTAAGTTGACGCAAAACGATCCATCTCCCTGTCCCTAAGAATTAAACTTTTACCCTAATTGGAAACAAGATAATGCAGAACATTCACACCAAACTTCAAAAATTTTCTCTTACTCAAGAAGAGCTAATAAAGTTTCATGAGCAAGGGTATATAGGTCCGTTTACTTTATACGAACCCGAAGAGATGAAAGCATTGTGGCAGAAAGAACGCCGTATTATGCTTGATCGGAGCAAAGCTGTCTATAAGGACGACAAAGCAGTTTCAGGAGTAACTAATATTTCAAACTATGATCGCCATCTCGATGTTTCTTTTTTGGCAGATCATGTCTGTCGTCCAGAAATCGTTGATAGAGTCAGCAGTATCCTAGGTCCTAATGTTCTATGCTGGCGATCTGAGTTTTTCCCTAAGTATCCCGGTGACGAGGGCACAGCTTGGCATCAGGCAGACACTTTTGCTAATGCTTCCGGTTCACCTCAAATTGTATGGCCAGAAGCTGAGGACTTTGGCGGCACAATAACTGTGTGGTCAGCTTTTACGGAAGCCACTATAGATAACGGCTGCCTTCAGTTCATCCCTGCCACTCATCGGACGATGTACTATGACGAAACTAAACGAATGCACTATGATCCAGAGCAGATCAACAACATAAATGAAAACCAGGAGATTAAACGCGGCTTCTTTGGTTATGATTACCGCGAGTTACAAATCGATCCAGACTGGACACCCGACGAATCAAAAAGCGTGTCAATGGTAATGCGCCCTGGACAATTCATTATTTTCTGGTCAACACTGATGCATGCTTCGCATCCTCATAGTGGAAAAACAAAAGATATGCGATTGGGTTATGTTGCTCGCTACGTTCCAACCTCTGTAAGAATTTATCCTGATACTGAAATAGTGACGGAATATGGTGGAAGTATTGATCTGGAGAAATACGGTGCAGTATTAGTTTCAGGTAAGAATGAGTTCACTCACAATCGTATTGCAACCCACACAATGAGAGGCAAACCCTTTAACTGTGGCCTGCATGAAGAAAGATAAGTAGAACAACTAAATTCAACGAAATTATAATCTAGGTTGGGGAGCCAGCCCTGTTCGCGCAGCGTCGCACTTTGTGCCATAGGAGGGTTTCCCTCCCTAGGGGACTGGCGTTTGAGAGACTCTCACCCAACAATGGTATGGTTTCGGTGGGTAACGCTTGCCATGAAACCATACTACAAATAATTAAGTTGCTCTAGTTAATCTTTGTGACTGAGGTGGAATACATGAACCAAATTGCTAGTGAAAAAGTGGAATTAGCAGAAAAGTTTAGCTTGATCGATAAATATTGGTCTCCAAAAATTGTCGGTGAACTAAACGGTCAGTATGTCAAGCTGGCAAAGTTTAAGGGTGAGTTTGTCTGGCATCAACATGATAATGAGGATGAATTATTTCTTGTTGTCAAAGGGGTATTAAAAATTAAGTTGTCAGATCGGGAGCTTACGTTGCGAGAAGGAGATTTTGCTGTCATTCCTAGAGGTGTTCAGCACCTTCCGATTGCTGATGAAGAAGTTCAAGTCCTTATGTTTGAACCAAAATCTACGATCAATACTGGCGAGGTGACGAATGAGCTTACAACTGACTGTGAATGGATCTGATTATCCTGTAGACAAAAAAACTGAATATGTAGACAGGCGGGAAGTTATGAATCAAGAAACCAAACAAGCAGTCGCAGACCTTACAAAGGCTTTACTTTCTGTAAGTACATTAGTAAATGCACTTGAAGACTCTGTGCGTGTTTCAACTGTATTGAACGGAAAGTTTACCTCAGAGTTAGGTGGATTTAGCTGTTCAACTAACAGTTTCGGAATCAAAGACTTGTTAAACAAAATTACTACACGGCTCGATATGCGCCAACTAGAATTTTGTCCCAAGATTTTACATAATATGACTACATTCGAGCATGTGGTTAGCAATCGGTTGGCTCTTACTCCAGACTATTGGTCTAATTTTCAAGCGCCAATGGAGTTACTATCAAATGTGGATGAAATTGTTGATGAAGTTGTCAATCATAGCCTTGAATCCTATTTCAAGCGCTCAGAGGTTATTTCCTTC
This portion of the Brasilonema sennae CENA114 genome encodes:
- a CDS encoding cupin domain-containing protein, encoding MNQIASEKVELAEKFSLIDKYWSPKIVGELNGQYVKLAKFKGEFVWHQHDNEDELFLVVKGVLKIKLSDRELTLREGDFAVIPRGVQHLPIADEEVQVLMFEPKSTINTGEVTNELTTDCEWI
- a CDS encoding chlorinating enzyme — translated: MQNIHTKLQKFSLTQEELIKFHEQGYIGPFTLYEPEEMKALWQKERRIMLDRSKAVYKDDKAVSGVTNISNYDRHLDVSFLADHVCRPEIVDRVSSILGPNVLCWRSEFFPKYPGDEGTAWHQADTFANASGSPQIVWPEAEDFGGTITVWSAFTEATIDNGCLQFIPATHRTMYYDETKRMHYDPEQINNINENQEIKRGFFGYDYRELQIDPDWTPDESKSVSMVMRPGQFIIFWSTLMHASHPHSGKTKDMRLGYVARYVPTSVRIYPDTEIVTEYGGSIDLEKYGAVLVSGKNEFTHNRIATHTMRGKPFNCGLHEER
- a CDS encoding condensation domain-containing protein codes for the protein MIENFQIILETVVINPQQQIDQIPLQRLPERKQECEELTIIESSTECISEKTYIEPHTQTQKELAEIWRQVLEVESISINDNFFKLGGYSLRATQVVYRICKTFEIDMPLTSLFEEPTILGLASNIEKLRQSKQGGQNSHKVETVSRDQPLSLSFSQASLWFLAQLQPDSSAYNISAAVHIQGSLDIATLEKSFHEIVRRHEVLRTSFRIINGQPVQVISPNLILPISVVELQHLPNQHLSAEVQRLANQEAQQPFDLCNAPLLRTTLVSLGTQEYVLLVTMHHIISDGWSMAILIQELSELYRTFAMGLPSSLPTLPIQYADFANWQQQWLQGEVLETHMSYWKQQLAGIPKLLDIPTDYPRPDVQSFRGAKQRLALSVPLSDALKNLSQQEGVTLFMTLLAAVETLFYRYSSQEDIVVGSPVANRNQVEIEQLIGFFVNTLVLRTNMSGNPSFRELLARVRQMSLSAYEHQDLPFEKLVEELQPERNLSYNPLFQAMFSLNVPTPTFDLPALTVSSLEIEDKTAKFDLTLNLEDTAQGLKGWFEYSTDLFDQSTIVQMIENFQTILETVVINPQQQIDQIPLQNLPERKVDNRTLATTKITADDVPYVPPRDTIELLLAQIWSELLNKNPVGVRDNFFELGGYSLLTVLLISQIQQKFNTLLPLETLFQAPTIEHLAKLIRAASQTLPFSALVPIQPQGSRPPLFCIHPGGGNILCYRELASCLGINQPLYGLQSIALNPECQPHTQIEQMAAHYLEQIQTIQPKGPYLLCGWSLGGVIAFEMAKQCYSQKQSIGLLVVIDAYPPHTITHEPIDDASILVEHFADNLPLSIEDLRRMELDEQLIFVTQQARQQNLVSLDFDVNIAQHLLNVYKLNDEAMKAYVPQYYPGSMVLIRARESNPSLASEWDALVERVEHYEISANHQNILNLDNAKVVAEKLSALLQSMVN
- a CDS encoding MFS transporter, which codes for MAQSTLDRRMLVFALIWLGQLVSLFGSGLTSFALGIWVYQRTGSATQFALISLFTTLPGILISPLAGALVDRWDRRWTMILNDAGAGFSTLLMALLLFANQLNVWQIFLGISAISTFNAFQLPAYTVATTLLVPKQHLGRASGMVQVADATAQILSPTVAGLLVVTLHIQGVMLIDVATFAFSLVTLLLVRFPRPETTTEGKKGQGTLLHESAYGWSYITARPGLLGLLIFFAGSNFVMGVVSVLVTPLVLAFGPVALLGTVLSVGGSGMLLGSLVMTVWGGGKRRIYNVLTFTFLGGLCIFFSGLRPSVPVFFFTAFFYFFGIPLINGSSQAIWQSKVPPDVQGRVFAVRRMIASASLPLAYVIAGPLADRVFEPLLAVGGPLAGSIGKIIGVGKGYGIALLFVVMGVLTVVATVGGYLYPRLRLVEDELPDALQNI
- a CDS encoding amino acid adenylation domain-containing protein; the encoded protein is MSKTMSESAVFSNKCLHEIFEARARQAPNKIAVSYKDEQISYEELNCRANQLAHQLQSLGVGADVLVGLCTDRSIEMIVGILAILKAGGAYVPIDPNYPSNRIRLLLEDSAVAVVVSVSSVAGCLEGFNVKVVCIDENLSSLNNQPVTSGQVISNDRSLAYVIYTSGSTGIPKGVLIEHRNAVRLFEQTHQWFNFDDKDVWTMFHSVAFDFSVWEIWGALLYGGHLVIVPFEVTRSPKQFHNLLTHKGITVLNQTPSAFRQLVATDIASEESTDFALRLVIFGGEALELKLLDPWIARYGDQRPQLVNMYGITETTVHVTYRRITKQDLASSDLSPIGTPIPDLQIHLLDSSGQPVPDGTPGDIYIAGPGLARGYHNRPELTAERFLQNHSFSTEGARLYYSGDRAVRMDNGELIYLGRADEQIKVRGFRIEPREIEMCLRSHPQVTSCVVIPHDYGDGDVRLIAYIVPTPNLSMTIETTEELRSNLAQYAGVELPIHMRPSAYSILRELPITAHGKVDRRALPIPCVDKSISSTELNASKTSTEQVVTEIWEDLLEINCTSTNDDFFDLGGTSLALIRLFGRINEHFGISLDLSSMVEGATISHLARCVDAELRNQQLVKVS
- a CDS encoding M20/M25/M40 family metallo-hydrolase; translation: MKKMKIVTFLLILFFAFIGVYQLNPPAAAPINAPLAEFSSGRAMKHLEAIAQKPHPIGSPEHTKVRDYILQELTAQGLSPTVQKTTVVNPRWGTPFVAGTVHNIIARLQGTNNTKAILVAAHYDSVPNGSGASDDGAAVVAMLETIRALRAGSPLRNDVIFLISDGEEPGLLGAKAFVDEHPWAKDVGLVLNFEARGNNGASVMFETSSDNGWLIQEFAKAATHPVANSLTYSIYKLLPNDTDLTMFKQAGFPGFNFAYLNGVIHYHTFSDNLENIDQRSLQHHGDYALALTRHFGNLDLKDTKKSDCVYFDILGLALIHYPSLWVAPLTVFVVLLFVGVVVLGFRRKQLTFSGISLGFLAFVLSIVSASLIVTLTWWMIGSLHSGYKAFPQGDTYNSQFYMLSFVALTIAITSGLYVWFRKKISIQNLTLGALLWWLIFMVLTSVYLPGASYLFTWPLLFSLVGLGFIFADNRDCAKVKRLVVLTACAIPGIILLAPTIYLVFVALTLELSFVVMVLVVLLLGLLIPHLCLMAIPNKWLLPTASILVSLSFIVLGSLTAGFDASHPKPNSIFYGLNADTRKAIWASADKQPDEWTSQFLSKDTEQTKLAEYFPTVSRKFLKSQAPVVQLTTPLIEPLSNDVRDGTRTVRMRITSPRQARIIRIYLDSNTEVLGAALNGKKIDNYTSDRTASAKEWGFNYFALPKEGIELTLAVKKVGLSTVQTFLTSPRLSR